Proteins encoded together in one uncultured Desulfosarcina sp. window:
- a CDS encoding LuxR C-terminal-related transcriptional regulator, producing the protein MSQTNTFANHDFSTAYTTLALFSSGPLAGQSAAVDCLAFGARFELDCELAPLFPYINAVADRAQYYEKPVYIKFLLANRLCAFYSTEGAFTPVRDLAEAMDFLPTLLDFIRDVSRRRPQITPSHKKYNPTSAVDIYRLLPGSNCRACGFATCLAFAAALSRGRTAMVECPHMARPMEEKATFPVYDENGNLVRTVSLDIDTSGLRRKISQKDAHIQTLETQLSDFEKRRRADLASANAELPTPLTRREIQVLRRIAGGFTNREISSQLNISQHTVKSHVIHIFNKIGVNDRAQASAWGAMHGLVDHLES; encoded by the coding sequence ATGAGTCAAACCAACACCTTCGCAAACCACGACTTCTCCACGGCCTACACAACCCTGGCGCTCTTTTCATCCGGACCGCTGGCGGGACAGAGTGCAGCGGTGGACTGCCTGGCATTTGGTGCGCGCTTCGAATTGGACTGCGAGCTGGCGCCCCTGTTTCCCTATATCAATGCCGTGGCCGACCGCGCCCAGTATTATGAGAAGCCGGTTTACATCAAATTTTTGCTTGCGAACCGGCTGTGTGCCTTTTATTCCACCGAAGGCGCATTTACGCCGGTGCGGGATCTGGCCGAAGCCATGGACTTTTTGCCGACGCTTCTGGATTTTATCCGGGATGTAAGCCGGCGCCGCCCGCAGATTACCCCCAGCCATAAAAAATACAATCCGACCTCGGCCGTGGACATCTACCGGCTATTGCCCGGCTCCAATTGCCGGGCGTGCGGTTTTGCCACCTGCCTGGCCTTTGCCGCGGCGCTTTCCCGCGGGCGCACCGCCATGGTCGAGTGCCCCCATATGGCCCGTCCCATGGAAGAGAAAGCCACATTTCCCGTTTACGATGAAAATGGCAACCTTGTCCGTACGGTTTCGCTGGATATCGACACCTCCGGTCTGCGCCGCAAAATCAGCCAGAAGGATGCCCATATCCAGACATTGGAGACGCAGCTTTCGGATTTCGAGAAGCGCCGCCGGGCAGACCTTGCTTCGGCCAATGCCGAACTACCGACGCCCCTCACCCGGCGGGAGATCCAGGTGCTGCGCCGCATTGCCGGCGGATTCACCAACAGGGAAATTTCCAGCCAGCTCAACATTTCGCAGCACACCGTGAAGAGCCACGTGATTCACATCTTTAATAAGATCGGCGTCAATGACCGCGCCCAGGCGTCTGCCTGGGGGGCCATGCATGGATTGGTCGATCACCTTGAGAGTTAA